One segment of Urocitellus parryii isolate mUroPar1 chromosome 5, mUroPar1.hap1, whole genome shotgun sequence DNA contains the following:
- the Myf5 gene encoding myogenic factor 5, translating into MDMMDGCQFSPSEYFYDGSCIPSPEGEFGDEFESRMGAFGAHKAELQGSDEDEHVRAPTGHHQAGHCLMWACKACKRKSTTMDRRKAATMRERRRLKKVNQAFETLKRCTTTNPNQRLPKVEILRNAIRYIESLQELLREQVENYYSLPGQSCSEPTSPTSNCSDGMPECNSPVWSRKSSSFDTVYCPDVSNVYTTDKSSLSSLDCLSSIVDRITSSEQPGLPFQDPASLSPVVSTDLQPATPGASSSRLIYHVL; encoded by the exons ATGGACATGATGGACGGCTGCCAGTTCTCACCTTCTGAGTACTTTTACGATGGTTCCTGTATCCCGTCCCCTGAGGGTGAGTTTGGGGATGAGTTCGAGTCACGAATGGGTGCCTTCGGGGCGCACAAAGCAGAGCTGCAGGGCTCAGACGAGGACGAGCACGTGCGAGCGCCTACCGGCCACCACCAGGCTGGTCACTGCCTCATGTGGGCCTGCAAAGCGTGCAAGAGGAAGTCCACCACCATGGATCGGCGGAAGGCAGCCACGATGCGTGAGCGGAGACGCCTGAAGAAGGTCAACCAGGCTTTCGAGACACTCAAGAGATGCACCACGACTAACCCCAACCAGAGGCTACCCAAGGTGGAGATCCTCAGAAATGCCATCCGCTACATCGAGAGCTTGCAGGAGCTGTTGAGGGAACAGGTGGAGAACTACTACAGCCTGCCGGGACAGAGCTGCTCAGAGCCCACCAGCCCCACCTCCAACTGCTCAGATGGCATG CCTGAATGTAATAGTCCTGTCTGGTCCAGAAAGAGCAGCAGTTTTGACACTGTCTACTGTCCCGATGTGTCAAATG TATATACTACAGATAAAAGCTCCTTATCCAGCTTGGATTGCTTGTCCAGCATTGTGGATCGGATCACCTCCTCAGAGCAACCTGGGTTGCCTTTCCAGGacccagcctctctctctccagttgtCAGCACTGATTTGCAGCCTGCAACTCCAGGGGCTTCTAGTTCCAGGCTTATCTATCACGTGCTATGA
- the Myf6 gene encoding myogenic factor 6, with product MMMDLFETGSYFFYLDGENVTLQPLEVAEGSPLYPGSDGTLSPCQDQMPPEAGSDSSGEEHVLAPPGLQPPHCPGQCLIWACKTCKKKSAPTDRRKAATLRERRRLKKINEAFEALKRRTVANPNQRLPKVEILRSAISYIERLQDLLHRLDQQDKMQELGVDPFSYRPKQEILEGADFLRTCSSQWPSVSDHSRGLVITAKEGGANVDSSASSSLRCLSSIVDSISSEERKLPCVEEVVEK from the exons ATGATGATGGACCTTTTTGAAACTGGCTCCTATTTCTTCTACTTGGACGGGGAAAATGTTACCCTGCAGCCGTTAGAAGTAGCAGAGGGCTCTCCTTTGTATCCAGGGAGTGATGGTACCCTATCTCCCTGCCAGGACCAAATGCCCCCAGAAGCCGGGAGCGACAGCAGCGGAGAGGAGCATGTACTGGCACCCCCAGGCCTGCAGCCTCCCCACTGCCCCGGCCAATGTCTGATCTGGGCTTGTAAGACGTGCAAGAAAAAGTCTGCCCCCACCGACCGTCGGAAAGCCGCCACTCTGCGCGAGAGGAGGCGGCTAAAGAAAATCAACGAGGCCTTCGAGGCACTGAAGCGGCGAACTGTAGCCAACCCCAACCAGAGGCTGCCCAAAGTAGAGATTCTGCGGAGCGCCATCAGCTACATTGAGCGGCTGCAGGACCTGCTGCACCGATTAGATCAGCAGGATAAAATGCAGGAGCTAGGGGTGGACCCCTTCAGCTACAGACCCAAGCAAGAAATT CTTGAGGGTGCGGATTTCCTGCGCACCTGCAGCTCCCAGTGGCCAAGTGTTTCGGATCATTCCAGGGGGCTCGTGATAACGGCTAAGGAAG GAGGAGCAAACGTTGATTCGTCGGCCTCAAGCAGCCTTCGATGCCTTTCTTCCATTGTGGACAGTATTTCCTCCGAGGAACGCAAACTCCCTTGCGTAGAGGAGGTGGTGGAAAAGTAA